A portion of the Gossypium arboreum isolate Shixiya-1 chromosome 8, ASM2569848v2, whole genome shotgun sequence genome contains these proteins:
- the LOC108469537 gene encoding UBP1-associated protein 2A-like, whose product MAKKRKQRSSEPQPTKTTPDPQSIQQQPEYVPDEDPNPKVEEELQLQEVEEEVEVEEEVEVEEEVEEEDDDDDDEEAQNQTLVGSSNANGAPEETGQEEDLDDEPFEKLLEPFGKDQLITLIRRAVDKHPEFISSVREFADADPAHRKIFVHGLSWDTTAETLTAEFCKYGEIEECKAVTDRVSGKSKGYAFILFKHRSGARRALKQPQKKIGNRTTSCQLASQGPVPAPPPTAAPVSEYTQRKIFVSNVSADLDPEKLLEFFKQYGEVEEGPMGLDKQTGKPKGFALFVYRSVESARKALEEPHKNFEGHVLHCQKAIDGPKSTKGGYGGGTSGGHHQQYQQHQHQHQQGHQIQSHYHHAKKGKYSSGGSETGHLMAPSGPTAVGFNPGVAAGGFNPAAAAPTLNPALGQALTALLAGQGGLGLGNLLGGLSGAPVNQGTPAAGYGNQVAGGYGVQGGYQNPQMGQGGAGRNQPGSGAPYMGH is encoded by the coding sequence ATGGCCAAAAAGCGAAAGCAACGATCCTCCGAACCCCAACCCACCAAAACAACGCCGGATCCTCAATCAATCCAACAACAACCCGAATATGTACCCGACGAAGATCCGAACCCCAAAGTAGAAGAGGAACTGCAACTACAGGAAGTGGAAGAGGAAGTAGAAGTGGAAGAAGAAGTTGAAGTAGAAGAGGAAGTTGAAGAAGAAGACGACGATGACGATGATGAAGAAGCTCAAAATCAAACCCTAGTCGGTTCCTCTAACGCCAACGGTGCCCCGGAAGAAACGGGTCAAGAAGAGGATTTGGACGACGAGCCGTTCGAGAAACTTCTGGAACCATTCGGGAAAGATCAATTGATTACCCTTATCAGGAGAGCCGTTGATAAGCACCCGGAATTTATCTCGTCAGTTCGGGAGTTCGCAGATGCGGACCCGGCCCATCGGAAGATCTTCGTTCATGGGCTAAGTTGGGATACCACTGCGGAAACCCTCACCGCCGAATTTTGTAAGTATGGGGAAATCGAAGAATGCAAAGCTGTTACCGATAGGGTTTCTGGGAAATCTAAAGGTTACGCCTTTATTCTATTTAAGCATCGTAGTGGGGCACGCCGGGCTTTGAAACAACCCCAGAAGAAGATTGGAAATCGAACTACTTCTTGCCAGTTGGCTTCACAGGGGCCGGTTCCGGCGCCGCCTCCTACGGCTGCTCCTGTTTCCGAGTATACTCAAAGGAAGATTTTTGTTAGCAATGTGTCAGCTGACTTGGACCCAGAGAAGTTGCTTGAGTTTTTTAAACAGTATGGGGAAGTTGAGGAAGGTCCAATGGGGCTCGATAAGCAGACAGGGAAACCAAAGGGGTTTGCCCTTTTTGTATACAGGTCAGTTGAGAGTGCGAGGAAAGCGTTAGAAGAGCCTCATAAAAATTTTGAAGGTCATGTTTTGCATTGCCAAAAAGCCATTGATGGGCCGAAATCGACTAAAGGGGGTTATGGAGGAGGTACTTCCGGTGGGCACCATCAGCAGTACCAACAGCATCAGCATCAGCATCAGCAAGGACATCAGATTCAGTCTCATTACCATCATGCTAAGAAGGGAAAGTACTCATCTGGTGGATCAGAGACTGGTCATTTGATGGCTCCATCTGGACCTACTGCAGTGGGGTTCAACCCTGGAGTTGCTGCTGGTGGGTTTAACCCTGCTGCTGCTGCACCTACTTTAAACCCAGCGCTTGGACAGGCTTTGACTGCATTGCTTGCCGGCCAGGGTGGTTTGGGGCTTGGTAATCTGCTTGGAGGGCTTAGTGGCGCCCCTGTGAACCAGGGGACACCTGCTGCAGGGTATGGGAATCAGGTTGCTGGAGGCTATGGAGTGCAGGGTGGATATCAGAACCCACAGATGGGTCAGGGCGGTGCTGGTAGGAATCAACCTGGTAGTGGTGCTCCTTACATGGGGCATTAG
- the LOC108469536 gene encoding protein argonaute 4-like, with product MDSFEQDGNGAAPDSLPPPPPVPPDVVPIKAEPEPAKKKVVRVPMARRGLGSKGQKITLLTNHFKVNVGSSDGHFFHYCVSLYYEDGRPVDGKGVGRKVIERVQETYGNELAGKDFAYDGEKSLFTVGALPNNKHEFTVVLEDVTSNRNNGNASPDVHDDSNGQDRKRIKRPYQSKTFKVEISFAAKIPMQAIQNALRGQESENSQEALRVLDIILRQHAAKQGCLLVRQSFFQNNPDNFTDIGGGVLGCRGFHSSFRASQGGLSLNIDVSTTMIIRPGPVVDFLLANQNARDPYSLDWTKAKRSLKNLRIKVSPSNQEYKITGLSEQLCKDQLFSLKQKSMKNDNGEAENLEITVYDYFVNHRNIQLRYSADLPCINVGKPKRPTYIPLELCSLVSLQRYTKALTTFQRASLVEKSRQKPQERMTVLSSALQRSNYGAEPMLRSCGVSISTNFTQVEGRVLPAPRLKVGNGEDFFPRNGRWNFNNKKLVEPTKIERWAVVNFSARCDTNSLVRDLIRCGDMKGIRIDPPFDVFQESNQNRRCSPLVRVEKMFEDIQSKLPGAPQFLLCLLPDRKNSDLYGPWKKKNLSEFGIVTQCMAPTRVNDQYLTNLLLKINAKLGGLNSMLAIEQTPSIPVVSKVPTIILGMDVSHGSPGQSDIPSIAAVVSSRQWPLISRYRASVRTQSPKLEMIDSLFKKVSDKEDEGIMREVLLDFYTSSGKRKPDQIIIFRDGVSESQFNQVLNIELDQVIEACKFLDESWNPKFVVIVAQKNHHTKFFQQGSPDNVPPGTVIDNKICHPKNNDFYLCAHAGMIGTTRPTHYHVLLDQIGFSADDLQELVHSLSYVYQRSTTAISVVAPICYAHLAASQVGTFMKFEDASETSSSHGGVTAPGAISVPQLPRLKENVCNSMFFC from the exons ATGGACTCGTTTGAGCAGGATGGAAATGGGGCGGCACCTGACTCTCtgcctccacccccacctgtgcCTCCTGATGTGGTGCCCATCAAAGCAGAACCTGAACCTGCAAAGAAGAAGGTTGTGCGAGTCCCAATGGCCAGGCGTGGTCTTGGATCTAAAGGGCAGAAGATAACTCTTCTCACCAATCACTTCAAAGTGAATGTTGGAAGCTCTGATGGACACTTCTTCCATTACTGT GTTTCTCTTTATTATGAAGATGGCCGTCCAGTTGATGGCAAGGGTGTTGGAAGAAAAGTGATAGAGAGGGTGCAAGAGACCTATGGCAATGAATTGGCTGGAAAGGACTTTGCTTATGATGGGGAGAAAAGTTTATTTACTGTTGGTGCTCTTCCAAATAACAAGCATGAGTTTACAGTTGTACTTGAGGATGTTACATCTAACAG AAACAACGGGAATGCAAGCCCTGATGTCCATGATGACTCAAATGGGCAAGACAGGAAGAGGATTAAACGGCCTTATCAGTCAAAGACCTTTAAAGTGGAGATCAGCTTTGCTGCAAAGATTCCCATGCAAGCCATTCAAAATGCTCTGCGTGGACAGGAATCAGAAAACTCACAAGAAGCCCTAAGGGTGTTGGATATCATTTTACGGCAGCATGCTGCAAAACA GGGATGTCTACTTGTTCGCCAGTCATTCTTTCAAAATAATCCTGATAATTTTACAGACATTGGAGGTGGTGTCCTAGGCTGCAGGGGTTTCCATTCTAGCTTCAGAGCCTCTCAAGGGGGCCTTTCCCTGAATATTG atgTCTCAACTACCATGATAATTCGTCCTGGTCCGGTTGTGGACTTTTTGCTTGCCAATCAGAATGCCAGAGATCCGTACTCCCTGGACTGGACCAAG GCTAAACGAAGCCTTAAGAACCTGAGGATAAAAGTCAGTCCATCCAATCAGGAGTACAAGATCACTGGATTGAGCGAGCAGTTGTGCAAAGATCAGTT GTTTTCATTGAAGCAGAAAAGCATGAAGAATGATAATGGTGAAGCTGAGAATCTAGAGATTACTGTCTATGATTATTTTGTCAACCATCGCAACATACAGTTGCGCTATTCTGCAGACCTGCCATGCATTAATGTCGGAAAGCCAAAACGGCCGACATATATTCCTTTGGAG CTCTGTTCCCTGGTGTCTTTGCAACGTTACACCAAAGCGCTAACCACTTTCCAGAGAGCTTCTTTGGTTGAAAAATCAAGACAGAAGCCTCAGGAAAGAATGACAGTCTTATCCAGT GCTTTACAGAGGAGCAACTATGGTGCTGAGCCAATGCTGCGTTCTTGTGGTGTTTCTATCAGCACTAATTTCACCCAAGTCGAAGGTCGTGTTCTGCCAGCGCCAAGG TTAAAAGTGGGGAATGGTGAAGATTTCTTTCCTAGGAATGGGAGATGGAATTTTAATAACAAG AAATTGGTGGAGCCAACTAAGATTGAAAGATGGGCTGTTGTCAACTTCTCAGCACGATGTGATACGAATAGCCTTGTCCGGGATCTGATTAGATGTGGAGACATGAAAGGAATT CGAATAGACCCTCCATTTGATGTGTTCCAAGAATCCAATCAGAACAGACGTTGCTCTCCTTTGGTTAGAGTCGAGAAAATGTTTGAGGATATCCAATCTAAACTGCCTGGAGCTCCACAGTTTCTTCTTTGTCTTTTACCTGATAGGAAAAATTCTGATCTTTATG GTCCATGGAAGAAGAAGAATCTTTCTGAGTTTGGCATAGTCACTCAGTGCATGGCTCCAACTAGGGTCAATGATCAGTACCTTACAAACCTGCTTCTAAAAATCAATGCAAAG CTTGGAGGACTGAATTCCATGTTAGCAATTgagcaaacaccttcaattccagttgtttcaaaggttccaaccatcatccttggcATGGATGTGTCTCATGGCTCTCCTGGGCAGTCTGATATTCCATCAATTGCTGCG GTGGTCAGCTCCCGCCAGTGGCCTTTGATTTCCCGCTATAGAGCATCTGTGCGTACACAATCTCCTAAGCTTGAAATGATAGATTCTCTATTCAAAAAAGTCTCTGACAAGGAGGATGAAGGTATCATGAG GGAGGTTCTCTTGGACTTTTATACAAGTTCAGGAAAGAGGAAGCCTGATCAAATTATCATATTCAG GGATGGAGTTAGCGAGTCGCAGTTCAATCAAGTATTGAACATTGAACTGGATCAAGTAATTGAG GCTTGCAAATTTCTTGATGAGAGTTGGAACCCCAAGTTTGTGGTCATTGTGGCACAGAAAAACCATCATACTAAGTTTTTCcagcagggatctcctgacaatgtcCCGCCTG GAACCGTTATAGACAACAAAATCTGTCATCCTAAGAACAATGACTTCTATCTTTGTgcccatgctggaatgatt GGAACCACGAGGCCTACTCattatcatgttctcttagatcAGATTGGGTTTTCAGCTGATGATCTGCAGGAACTAGTCCATTCTCTGTCGTATGT GTATCAAAGGAGCACCACTGCCATATCTGTAG TTGCTCCTATTTGCTATGCACATTTGGCAGCCTCACAGGTGGGTACATTCATGAAGTTTGAAGATGCCTCAGAGACATCCTCGAGCCATGGTGGAGTTACTGCACCCGGAGCCATTTCTGTCCCTCAGCTGCCGAGGTTGAAGGAGAACGTCTGCAATTCCATGTTCTTCTGCTGA
- the LOC108467667 gene encoding eukaryotic translation initiation factor 3 subunit I-like encodes MRPILMKGHERPLTFLKYNRDGDLLFSCAKDHTPTVWFADNGERLGTYRGHNGAVWTCDVSRDSTRLITGSADQTVKLWNVQKGTQLYTFNFGSPARSVEFAIGDKLAVITTDPFMELTSAIHVKRIAGDPTEQTEESVLVIKGPQGRINRAVWGPLNRTIISAGEDAVIRIWDSETGKLLKESDKESGHKKTITSLTKAADGSHFLSGSLDKSAKLWDTRTLTLIKTYSTERPVNAVAMSPLLDHVVLGGGQDASAVTTTDHRAGKFEAKFYDKILQEEIGGVKGHFGPINALAFNPDGKSFSSGGEDGYVRLHHFDPDYFNIKI; translated from the exons atGAGGCCGATTTTGATGAAAGGTCATGAAAGGCCATTGACGTTTCTCAAGTACAACAGAGATGGCGATCTTTTGTTTTCGTGTGCCAAGGATCATACTCCCACCGTTTGGTTCGCCGACAACGGCGAGCGTCTCGGCACTTACCGTGGCCATAACGGCGCTGTTTGGACTTGCGATGTCTCAA gGGATTCGACGAGGCTTATAACTGGAAGTGCTGATCAAACGGTGAAGTTATGGAATGTTCAGAAGGGAACTCAATTATATACGTTTAATTTTGGTTCACCGGCGAGGTCGGTGGAGTTTGCCATTGGGGATAAACTTGCTGTCATTACCACGGATCCCTTCATGGAATTGACATCCGCTATTCATGTTAAACGCATTGCCGGAGATCCAACCGAAC AAACTGAGGAATCTGTGCTTGTCATCAAAGGTCCTCAAGGTAGAATAAATAGAGCTGTTTGGGGACCCCTCAATAGGACTATCATTAGTGCTGGAGAAGATGCTGTAATTCGTATATGGGATTCTGAG ACTGGAAAACTGCTTAAAGAGTCTGACAAGGAATCTGGCCACAAAAAGACAATAACATCTCTCACAAAGGCAGCAGATGGTTCACACTTCCTTAGTGGTTCCCTAGATAAATCGGCCAAG CTATGGGACACAAGAACATTGACTCTTATCAAGACATACAGTACTGAACGCCCAGTCAATGCTGTTGCAATGTCTCCCCTTCTTGACCAT GTGGTGCTTGGAGGTGGCCAGGATGCATCAGCTGTCACAACTACCGATCATCGTGCTGGAAAGTTTGAAGCTAAATTCTATGACAAG ATACTTCAAGAGGAAATTGGAGGTGTGAAAGGGCATTTTGGGCCTATAAATGCTTTGGCTTTTAACCCAGATGGGAAGAG TTTTTCGAGTGGAGGGGAGGATGGATATGTGCGATTACACCATTTTGACCCGGACTACTTCaacatcaaaatttaa